CAGCATGGTGAACAGGCCCGCCCAGAACGGCCGGTTACCCCGCCAGGTACGGAACGTCCGCCGGAAGACGCTGAGGTAGTGCTCGTTCTGCCCTTGGGATTCGGGGCTCATGGAAAACAGCTCCCTGGAACCGGTACTGCTGTGAGAAAGAGAAGGGTGGGTGGCCGGAAGGCGATGCGTCCCCCGGCCACCCTGGCGGGTGCTTAGTAGCACTCCTTGGCGGTGCCCTTGTGAAGGCTCAACTTCAGACCGCTGAGGTTGAAGGTGCCGGCCGTCGTGGCCCATGCCTTCTGGTGGACGCCGGTCAGGACGGCCTCCTCGGCGCGCTGGGAGAACCCGTTGGGGTTGGCCTGGGTGCCGGGCTGGATGCCCATGCTCCCGGGCTTGTCCGTCTTCAGCGAACCCGCAGCCACACCGATGTCGATGTTCTTGAACTTGGCGTCGGCTTCGAGCTGCGACACATCGAGGTAGAGGTCCTTGGCGTAGACCCGGTCGTGTCCCTTGCCGCCCGCCTCCAGCCTCATGGTGATGGTGCCGAGACCGAACGGCAGGTTGGGCGTGACGACCGACTGGCACATGTTCGTGATGTAGGCCTCGCTGAAGCCCGACACGGCCACGGCGTGCCCCCCGCCAGGCTTCTTGGGGTCGGCGTCGCGTTCGGCAGCCACACTGCCGTACTGGACGAAGTCGTACCCTTCGAGCTCATCCGCGCTGACCTTGAACTCCTGGCCGGACACGCTGAACGACGCGGCGAGCGCGCCCTGTGCCAGACCGACACCCACCGCGGCGGTGGCTATCACGCTCGGCACCATGACGACAGCGAAACGCTTCCATCTCGTGCCACCGCGAACCTGGGAACTCATACTTTTCCTCCTTCTCGGACGTACATCTCCGGCCTGGCATCCTGCCGGACCTGGGATGGGAGAAGTGCTACGTCCTCGGAAAGGAGAGCGCCTGCAAACGGGGGCGTGAACCGCGCCCGAATCACCGGCGATCACCCCCGAGCGACAACCACTGGCCACGCGTTCGCGCAACCTGTTTCGGACAGGCCCTGCGGGTCAGCAGGAACCCCCCTGTCCGGAATCGGCGCCACTGCCGCCGATCCACTCGGTGGGGACCCAACAGTGCCGCCGCACCGACTGGCAGCCGGACTGGCGTTATTGGACCGAGCGTGGCCGATCGTGGTCCATTCGCGGCCGTGACACAAGGGGGTTCGTTACTCGCTAGTAACGGCCCGATAACCGACCCACGACCGGGCGGCACCGGGTGGCCACACAGGGTTGCCCCGACCCGGCAGACGAAAGCCATCATTGGCGATCGAAATCGGGCAGATCGCAAAGATCGACTTACTGCGAGTAACAAGCCGTGCTTTTATCAAGATTTGGTAAAGCGGAGGGGGAGCAGAGGGGGATCAGCAGGCTCTCTTATCGCCGGAACGCGAAAACGGCCGCGACCCCCACCGGGGGCCACGGCCGTGTTGTCAGATCAGAACAAGACGCGCGCGAGTGCGGTGCGTGCGGCGCCGACGCGCGGGTCGTCGGGGCCGATCACCTCGAAGAGCTCCAACAGGCGGACCCGTACCCGGTCCCGGTCGTCGCCGAAATTCCGCCGGACCGTCTCGACGAGACGCCCGAACGCGTCCTCGACGTGACCGCCGACCAGATCGAGGTCGGCCGCGGCGATCTGCGCGTCCGCGTCCCCGGGATTCTCGGCGGCGTTCTTGCGGACCTGCTGCGGGTCCATCTTCTGGACCCGGCCCAGCAGTTCGGCCTGCGCGAGGCCGAGCTTGGCCTCGCTGTTGGCCGGGTCGTCGGAGAGGACGTTCTTGTACGCCTGGACGGAGCCGGCGAAGTCATTGGCGTCCAGCGCCTGCGCGGCCGCCTCCAGAAGTGCGTCGTACGGCCCCGCGGGCGCCTCGGGGGCCTGCGCGGCCGCATCGGGGTCCGCCACCGCGTCCGGATCGACCGCGATGCCGGTGAGCCCGAACCGCTCCTCGCCGACCTGGATCAACTGGTCCAGTGTCTCCCGGATCTGGGCTTCGGGCGCCGCACCCTGGAAGAGGGGCAGCGCCTGTCCGGCGACGACCGCGAAGACGGCCGGGATGCCCTGGATCCCGAACTGCTGCATCAGCATCTGGTTGGCGTCGACATCGACCTTGGCCAGCAGGAAGCGGCCGTTGTACTCGTGGGCCAGGCGCTCCAGGAGCGGGCCCAGCTGCTTGCACGGCTCGCACCACTCGGCCCAGAAGTCGATGACGACCGGGACTTCGGCGGAGCGCTGGAGGACGTCGTTCTCGAAGCCCGCCTCGTCGACGTCGATGACGAGGGAGGAGGCGGGTACGGCTACGGGGCCGCCCTGCCTGGCGGACTCGGCACGGGCCTGCTCCGCCTTCACCTTGGCCTCACCGGCCGCCTTCACCGCGGCGAGGTCGACGACGCCGCTCATGGACATGTTCCTAGGCTGCATGCGTACATCCTCCCCCCTCGGCGCGCTGTTCCGGAAAGCGTTACGGGAACCGCGTCCGTCCGCTGCCCTCGCCGGCGTGCGAGGTGCACGGACAGACACGGTCCGAGGGCCCCTGAAAGACCCGGTTCGGCGCCCGGTCCCCACCCGGCGCCTGTGGCTGTTGCTCGTTCGTGGCGCCACAACGGCTGGGCCGTCGTTCTTACGCTACGACCCGTAGCGTAACTGCCCCCCACCCTCGATGCACAAGAGTGTTCGGTGATCTGTCTCACGGCGAACGGGGTCGGCCGAAACTAGCTACTGGCGGGTATGGTCGCGGGATGCTGAGCCGCAGCCACCCCAAACCCTCACGAACGGGACGTCCGCGCAGTGTCGCGGCCGACGAGGCGATCCTTGAGGCCACCAGAGCCTCGCTGGTCGACCTCGGCTGGTCGAAACTGACGATGGGTGACGTGGCGACGCGCGCGGGGGTCGCCAAGACGACCCTGTACCGGCGCTGGGCGGGCAAGAACGAACTGGTCGTGGACGCCGTGGCGGTGCTCTTCGACGAGCTGGAACTGCCGGACCTGGGCAGCCTGTCCGCCGATGTGCAGGCGGTGGTGCTGCAGTTCGCCGCGCTGCTGGAACGGCCGGAGACCCAGACCGCGCTGATGGCGGTGGTCGCGGAGTCGACGCGCGACGAGGCGCTGCGGACCCGCATCCGCGACTCGATCGTGAACCGGCAGAAGCGCCTCGTCCTCCAGGGGCGCCGGCGGGCCCAGGAGCGCGGCGAGTTGCCCGTCGAGCCGGACGAGGCGACGGCGGCGCTGACCGCCGACCTGATCTTCGACGTGATCGCCGGCGCGGTGGTGCACCGGGCGCTGGTGAGCGCCGAGCCCGTCGACGAGGACTGGGCCCGGCGCTTCACGCTGCTGCTGCTCGCGGGGCTGGGCGCGGCAGCGG
This genomic interval from Streptomyces sp. NBC_00464 contains the following:
- a CDS encoding DUF6230 family protein, with amino-acid sequence MSSQVRGGTRWKRFAVVMVPSVIATAAVGVGLAQGALAASFSVSGQEFKVSADELEGYDFVQYGSVAAERDADPKKPGGGHAVAVSGFSEAYITNMCQSVVTPNLPFGLGTITMRLEAGGKGHDRVYAKDLYLDVSQLEADAKFKNIDIGVAAGSLKTDKPGSMGIQPGTQANPNGFSQRAEEAVLTGVHQKAWATTAGTFNLSGLKLSLHKGTAKECY
- a CDS encoding tetratricopeptide repeat protein translates to MQPRNMSMSGVVDLAAVKAAGEAKVKAEQARAESARQGGPVAVPASSLVIDVDEAGFENDVLQRSAEVPVVIDFWAEWCEPCKQLGPLLERLAHEYNGRFLLAKVDVDANQMLMQQFGIQGIPAVFAVVAGQALPLFQGAAPEAQIRETLDQLIQVGEERFGLTGIAVDPDAVADPDAAAQAPEAPAGPYDALLEAAAQALDANDFAGSVQAYKNVLSDDPANSEAKLGLAQAELLGRVQKMDPQQVRKNAAENPGDADAQIAAADLDLVGGHVEDAFGRLVETVRRNFGDDRDRVRVRLLELFEVIGPDDPRVGAARTALARVLF
- a CDS encoding TetR/AcrR family transcriptional regulator, with the translated sequence MLSRSHPKPSRTGRPRSVAADEAILEATRASLVDLGWSKLTMGDVATRAGVAKTTLYRRWAGKNELVVDAVAVLFDELELPDLGSLSADVQAVVLQFAALLERPETQTALMAVVAESTRDEALRTRIRDSIVNRQKRLVLQGRRRAQERGELPVEPDEATAALTADLIFDVIAGAVVHRALVSAEPVDEDWARRFTLLLLAGLGAAAAG